One genomic segment of Fervidobacterium pennivorans includes these proteins:
- a CDS encoding SDR family NAD(P)-dependent oxidoreductase, translating into MKDFKGCSVRRYWFQYKWSNIFEMIRDMSGKPKTCSERFDGRLVVITGATSGIGYETAKKYASNGARLLTINRNKEKSETLCREISHRYGTECNYILADLSKLKDVKNVVEKLNSLNSRIAVLIHNAGLYLNKRTLTEDGLEMNFVVHYLAPFIINYFLIDKLKRDGSTRIIFVSSEGYRFASWGICLDNLQWEKKKYSGLKAYGSAKLAQILSMHIFAEIFSSENMNVTINAMHPGFVKTNTGQDNGPVYKFFKKNFLDKLSRDPVESAEALYYLGVSKDVESITDKFFHYTTIEELAPPAKDMELAKMLWEKTLRIISEKYLNLEVK; encoded by the coding sequence ATGAAAGATTTCAAGGGTTGTTCTGTAAGAAGGTACTGGTTTCAATACAAGTGGTCAAATATCTTTGAGATGATACGGGACATGTCAGGTAAACCCAAGACATGTTCAGAGCGGTTTGACGGAAGACTGGTTGTTATAACAGGGGCAACATCCGGTATTGGATATGAGACAGCAAAAAAGTACGCTTCAAATGGTGCAAGGTTATTAACAATAAACCGAAACAAAGAAAAATCGGAAACCCTGTGCCGAGAAATATCGCATCGTTACGGGACAGAGTGCAATTACATCCTTGCGGACTTGAGCAAACTGAAAGATGTTAAGAACGTTGTAGAGAAATTGAACTCTCTAAATTCGAGAATAGCTGTTCTTATTCATAACGCCGGTTTATATTTAAACAAGCGAACACTCACAGAAGATGGACTTGAAATGAATTTTGTTGTCCATTATCTTGCTCCATTTATTATCAACTATTTCTTAATCGACAAACTTAAAAGAGATGGTTCCACGAGAATAATATTTGTAAGTTCAGAAGGATACAGATTCGCATCTTGGGGTATTTGTTTGGATAACCTCCAGTGGGAGAAAAAGAAATACTCAGGTTTGAAAGCTTACGGTTCGGCAAAGCTTGCTCAGATATTGAGTATGCACATATTCGCCGAGATTTTCTCTTCCGAAAACATGAACGTGACAATAAATGCTATGCATCCAGGTTTTGTGAAAACAAATACCGGTCAAGACAATGGACCCGTGTACAAATTCTTCAAGAAGAACTTCTTAGATAAACTGTCCCGAGATCCGGTCGAGTCAGCAGAAGCGCTTTATTATCTTGGTGTTTCAAAAGACGTTGAAAGTATAACTGATAAATTTTTTCATTATACTACAATTGAAGAACTCGCACCTCCAGCAAAAGATATGGAATTAGCAAAAATGTTGTGGGAGAAAACTTTGAGAATAATTAGCGAGAAGTATCTAAACTTGGAGGTGAAATAG
- a CDS encoding phytoene desaturase family protein, with the protein MKGKKRIVIVGGGIAGLTAAVYLARRGHKVKLFEKYEKCGGLVNTFEYEGFKLEGGARALVNAGVIKPMIEDLKLDIDILPNPVSVGVEAKILRVRGEESLNDYARLLKELYPESEHDVDNLIKVEKEILEYMKILYGVDNPLFSFNKIKEEGKLAEMLPRYFLWFFKFLKTVKKINELKEPIEVYISKIVKNRSLRDIVIQHFFRGTPSFFALSYFYLYADYIYPKGGVGVLPQKLTEKITELGGEVYTNTSIVKIIPSKNTVIDEKGNSYEYDAMIWATDLKTFYKILDTEGLFGTTLNKIENEKKKVLSSKGAESVLTIFFGVDEPPETFEKISTGHLFYTPSKEGLGEINRSWLRKITENYENTSKEEILKWLEDFIKYNTYEISIPALRDKSMAPNGKTGLIVSVLFDYEIVKKIHEDGWYDEFKSHAENLMIKNLKEAIYPFLEEKIIFKFTSTPLTLERMYNTSEGSIVGWSFEEQIPVPSGMFSLKGAIKTPIGNIYKAGKWAYAPAGVPTAIITGKLAADMI; encoded by the coding sequence GTGAAGGGTAAAAAGAGAATAGTAATAGTAGGTGGTGGTATCGCTGGTCTCACTGCAGCAGTATACCTTGCAAGAAGAGGGCACAAAGTGAAACTATTTGAAAAATACGAAAAATGCGGTGGACTTGTTAATACCTTTGAATACGAAGGTTTTAAACTCGAAGGTGGAGCCAGGGCACTTGTTAATGCAGGTGTTATAAAGCCCATGATAGAAGACCTTAAACTGGACATCGATATTCTACCAAACCCCGTGTCAGTTGGAGTAGAAGCCAAGATACTGAGAGTTCGTGGAGAAGAAAGCCTTAACGATTATGCTCGTCTTCTGAAAGAGCTTTATCCGGAATCGGAACATGATGTAGATAATTTGATAAAGGTTGAGAAAGAAATACTCGAATACATGAAAATTCTCTATGGTGTTGATAATCCGCTATTCTCGTTTAACAAGATAAAGGAAGAAGGTAAACTTGCCGAGATGTTACCAAGATATTTTCTTTGGTTCTTTAAATTCTTGAAAACCGTCAAGAAAATTAACGAACTTAAGGAACCGATAGAAGTCTATATATCGAAAATTGTCAAAAACCGTTCTCTGAGGGATATAGTAATACAACACTTCTTCCGCGGTACACCTTCATTCTTTGCTTTAAGTTATTTCTACCTCTATGCTGACTACATATATCCAAAAGGTGGCGTAGGTGTTTTACCACAAAAGCTTACTGAAAAAATTACTGAACTTGGCGGAGAAGTATATACAAATACTTCTATCGTCAAAATCATTCCTTCCAAAAACACGGTGATTGATGAAAAAGGGAATTCCTATGAATACGATGCGATGATTTGGGCAACTGACTTGAAAACATTCTACAAAATTCTTGACACGGAAGGACTTTTTGGCACCACATTGAATAAAATTGAAAACGAAAAGAAGAAAGTGTTGTCATCTAAAGGTGCAGAGTCTGTTCTGACAATCTTCTTCGGTGTTGACGAACCACCCGAGACATTCGAAAAGATATCCACAGGACATCTCTTCTACACGCCATCGAAAGAGGGCCTTGGAGAAATTAATAGGTCTTGGCTAAGGAAAATAACAGAAAATTATGAAAACACAAGCAAAGAAGAAATACTTAAGTGGCTTGAAGATTTTATAAAGTACAATACATACGAAATCTCAATACCGGCTTTAAGAGACAAATCAATGGCTCCGAATGGGAAAACAGGATTGATTGTTAGCGTCTTATTCGACTACGAAATTGTGAAAAAGATACACGAAGATGGATGGTACGATGAATTCAAATCTCACGCAGAAAATTTAATGATTAAAAATCTAAAAGAAGCTATTTATCCTTTCTTAGAGGAAAAAATTATCTTCAAGTTCACATCAACACCACTAACGCTCGAAAGGATGTACAATACATCAGAAGGTTCAATTGTTGGCTGGTCTTTTGAAGAACAAATTCCTGTACCATCAGGAATGTTCAGTTTGAAGGGCGCTATAAAAACTCCGATAGGCAACATCTACAAAGCAGGAAAATGGGCATACGCCCCTGCTGGTGTACCAACTGCTATCATCACTGGGAAACTCGCGGCAGATATGATTTAA
- a CDS encoding SDH family Clp fold serine proteinase: MVDIFTIIFQIFWMVLIFSSFAPLFKNFSLHSARDAIIRQIEQKRKSRVITLIHRQELFSFFGFGIRKFIDIEDSEEVLRAIKMTPDDMPIDFIIHTPGGLVLAAEQIANALRKHKGKVTVFVPHYAMSGGTLIALAADEIVMDDNAVLGPVDPQLGQYPAASILSVVEKKNINDIDDQTLILADIAQKAMKQMKEYVTELLKEKYPDKAEKIAEDLVSGKWTHDYPITVEKARELGIKISTDMPKEIYALMSLYKNPSSGRPSVNYVPINYKED, from the coding sequence ATGGTCGACATTTTCACGATTATTTTTCAGATTTTCTGGATGGTTTTGATTTTCTCGTCATTTGCACCACTTTTCAAAAACTTCTCACTGCATTCAGCACGAGATGCCATAATAAGGCAGATTGAACAAAAAAGAAAGAGTAGGGTCATAACATTGATTCACAGGCAAGAGTTGTTTAGCTTTTTCGGATTTGGTATAAGAAAGTTCATAGATATTGAAGATTCTGAAGAAGTACTCAGAGCCATCAAAATGACACCAGATGATATGCCAATAGACTTCATTATTCACACACCCGGTGGTCTGGTCTTGGCAGCAGAGCAGATAGCCAACGCTCTTAGGAAGCACAAAGGCAAAGTAACTGTTTTTGTCCCGCACTATGCAATGTCCGGTGGCACATTGATTGCTCTTGCTGCTGATGAAATAGTAATGGATGATAATGCTGTGTTGGGACCTGTTGACCCGCAACTTGGACAATATCCCGCGGCTTCAATTCTTTCGGTTGTAGAAAAAAAGAACATCAACGATATAGACGACCAGACACTGATTCTGGCAGATATCGCCCAAAAGGCAATGAAGCAGATGAAAGAATACGTAACGGAACTTCTAAAAGAAAAGTATCCAGACAAAGCTGAAAAAATTGCAGAAGACCTGGTTAGTGGAAAATGGACCCATGACTATCCTATCACCGTGGAAAAAGCGCGTGAGCTTGGTATTAAGATATCAACAGACATGCCAAAAGAAATCTATGCATTGATGAGTCTTTACAAAAATCCTAGCTCCGGTAGACCATCTGTTAACTACGTGCCAATTAATTACAAAGAAGACTAA
- the rplA gene encoding 50S ribosomal protein L1: protein MPKHSKRYNEVRKLVDREKSYPLDEAVELVKKTATAKFDETVELHVKTNIDYRKSEQNIRSTITLPNGTGKSVRVLVFAKGDKAEEAKQAGADYVGAEELADKIANEGFFDFDVAIATPDMMKVIGKLGKVLGPRGLMPNPKTGTVTDDVAATVSEFKKGKVEVRTDKTGNIHIPVGKASFEPEKLKENIKSAYEQILALRPAGVKGNFIKKAVIASTMGPGIKLDLNTLAEGKK from the coding sequence ATGCCTAAACACTCCAAGAGGTACAATGAGGTAAGGAAACTTGTAGATAGAGAAAAGTCTTATCCACTCGATGAAGCAGTAGAGCTTGTAAAAAAGACTGCAACGGCGAAGTTCGATGAGACGGTGGAACTTCATGTAAAGACAAACATTGACTACAGAAAAAGTGAACAAAACATAAGAAGTACAATTACTCTTCCAAATGGAACGGGTAAAAGTGTAAGAGTTCTGGTCTTTGCAAAGGGAGATAAGGCGGAGGAAGCGAAACAAGCAGGTGCAGATTACGTTGGGGCAGAAGAACTTGCTGACAAAATTGCTAACGAAGGATTCTTTGATTTCGATGTTGCAATCGCAACCCCGGATATGATGAAGGTTATCGGTAAGCTTGGTAAGGTCCTTGGTCCAAGAGGATTAATGCCAAACCCAAAAACTGGAACAGTTACAGACGATGTTGCAGCTACGGTTTCTGAGTTCAAAAAGGGTAAAGTTGAAGTTAGAACAGATAAGACGGGAAATATACACATACCGGTTGGAAAAGCTTCATTTGAACCAGAAAAACTCAAAGAAAACATAAAATCCGCTTATGAACAGATTCTTGCTCTCAGACCAGCAGGTGTGAAGGGTAACTTTATAAAGAAAGCAGTTATCGCTTCCACAATGGGACCTGGAATAAAACTTGATCTCAACACTCTTGCAGAAGGCAAGAAATAA
- the rplK gene encoding 50S ribosomal protein L11: MAKKVVAQVRLVLEAGKATPAPPVGPALGQRGVNLMEFCKKFNAVTADKAGLLIPVIVTVYDDRSFTFVTKTPPASFLLKRAAKINSGSQEPKRKIVGKVTRQQIREIAELKMPDLNANDIEAAMKIIEGTARSMGLEVVD, translated from the coding sequence ATGGCAAAGAAAGTAGTGGCACAGGTTAGGCTTGTGCTCGAAGCCGGAAAAGCAACGCCAGCTCCTCCAGTCGGTCCCGCATTGGGTCAAAGAGGAGTTAACTTGATGGAATTCTGTAAGAAGTTCAACGCAGTCACAGCTGATAAGGCTGGATTGCTAATACCAGTGATTGTCACCGTTTACGATGACAGGTCATTCACGTTTGTCACGAAGACTCCTCCTGCTAGCTTCTTACTGAAGAGAGCAGCGAAAATTAACTCAGGTTCGCAGGAACCAAAGAGGAAGATTGTTGGAAAAGTGACAAGGCAGCAAATCAGGGAAATTGCTGAACTCAAAATGCCAGACCTCAATGCAAACGACATTGAAGCTGCGATGAAAATAATCGAAGGAACAGCTCGCAGCATGGGTCTGGAAGTTGTAGACTGA
- the nusG gene encoding transcription termination/antitermination protein NusG, with amino-acid sequence MKKEWYIIHTITGYENKVKENLEAKIKAQGYENIIPNVVVLEETVIDTSSKSLERHIVSHDAKLHVSNGMDVEKGDLIAEEPAVKVRRDGTIVDVTNARRIVIETTDKKFSKTYVIPESAKPVSGLRVGANVFQGTFLAASDEYICDVDGKVAINEKVKKVVVRTILGDEDVYIIHVDVFNPSVCKKGVVVKAGQVLAEGRKIYAKSSGRVAIVEYPTRKEIVIQKTKKRKLYPGYLFVEMIMNDHTWEFVRSTPFVMGFVSAGGRPLPLKPQEVHYIKRLAGLEEIHHEAKTQITKVELEIQPGDSVKIITGPFEGFVGVVKEVDEEKQELKVNITIFGRETPVTVHVSEVEKI; translated from the coding sequence ATGAAAAAAGAATGGTACATAATTCATACCATCACAGGGTATGAAAACAAGGTTAAGGAGAACCTGGAAGCAAAAATAAAAGCACAGGGATACGAAAACATAATCCCTAATGTTGTTGTTTTGGAAGAGACCGTTATAGACACTTCGAGTAAGTCTCTTGAAAGACATATCGTAAGTCATGATGCTAAATTACATGTTAGTAACGGAATGGATGTAGAAAAAGGTGACCTGATTGCTGAAGAACCGGCTGTTAAGGTTAGGAGAGATGGAACAATAGTTGACGTTACAAACGCCAGAAGGATAGTTATTGAAACTACAGACAAGAAATTTTCAAAGACTTACGTAATCCCGGAATCTGCCAAACCTGTCTCTGGACTTCGGGTGGGTGCAAATGTATTCCAGGGAACGTTTTTGGCAGCATCGGATGAATATATCTGTGACGTAGATGGTAAGGTTGCTATAAATGAAAAGGTCAAAAAGGTAGTTGTTAGGACTATTCTTGGCGATGAAGATGTTTATATAATTCATGTTGATGTTTTCAATCCGAGTGTTTGTAAAAAGGGCGTTGTGGTTAAGGCTGGTCAAGTGTTAGCTGAGGGTAGGAAAATATATGCAAAGAGCAGTGGAAGAGTTGCTATTGTGGAGTATCCAACTAGAAAGGAGATAGTCATCCAAAAGACAAAGAAAAGAAAGCTCTATCCGGGGTATCTTTTTGTTGAGATGATAATGAACGACCATACGTGGGAATTTGTTAGAAGTACTCCATTTGTAATGGGTTTTGTTTCAGCAGGTGGAAGACCGCTCCCGTTGAAACCACAGGAAGTGCACTATATTAAGAGATTAGCAGGTCTTGAGGAAATACATCACGAAGCAAAAACGCAGATTACAAAGGTAGAATTGGAAATACAACCTGGCGATTCTGTAAAGATTATAACAGGTCCGTTTGAAGGTTTTGTTGGTGTAGTAAAAGAGGTTGACGAAGAAAAACAAGAACTCAAGGTTAATATTACCATATTTGGTAGAGAAACACCAGTTACTGTTCATGTAAGTGAAGTGGAGAAGATATAA
- the secE gene encoding preprotein translocase subunit SecE yields MEKLKKFFREVIAEAKKTTWPNREELLVSTGVVLFILAVSSIYLFLVDLFFSGTLGVLLKKF; encoded by the coding sequence ATGGAAAAACTGAAGAAGTTCTTTAGAGAAGTTATCGCAGAAGCGAAGAAGACAACGTGGCCTAACAGAGAAGAACTCCTGGTGTCGACAGGAGTAGTTTTGTTTATTTTGGCAGTCTCGTCAATTTATCTTTTCTTAGTCGACTTGTTCTTTTCTGGAACACTTGGCGTGCTGCTTAAGAAATTTTGA
- the rpmG gene encoding 50S ribosomal protein L33 has protein sequence MRVQIGLKCEECGTRNYYTTKEKSKKDKLRLRKYCPKCNKHTFHTETKV, from the coding sequence ATGAGAGTTCAGATAGGACTCAAGTGTGAAGAGTGTGGCACAAGAAATTATTACACAACAAAAGAAAAAAGTAAGAAAGATAAACTCAGACTCAGAAAATACTGTCCAAAATGTAACAAACACACATTCCATACCGAAACGAAGGTCTAA
- a CDS encoding OsmC family protein, translated as MATARMDFYSGMLFYSKTLSGHDLVIDSDPSAGGRDAGPRPKELMLYSLMGCTGMDVVSLLRKMKVIDKMESFWMEVEYEQSQDHPKVYTKIHLKYHFKFNGEPPREQVEKAVTLSQDKYCGVSAMLKKAVPEFTWEIIYE; from the coding sequence ATGGCAACAGCACGTATGGATTTTTATTCTGGAATGCTTTTTTATTCCAAAACATTGTCTGGTCATGATTTGGTTATCGATTCAGACCCCTCGGCTGGTGGTCGGGATGCAGGACCAAGACCTAAAGAGTTAATGCTATATTCACTCATGGGATGTACGGGTATGGATGTTGTGTCTTTGCTAAGGAAAATGAAAGTGATTGACAAAATGGAAAGCTTTTGGATGGAGGTAGAGTACGAGCAATCACAAGACCATCCAAAAGTTTACACAAAAATTCATCTAAAATACCATTTCAAATTTAACGGTGAACCACCAAGAGAACAAGTGGAAAAAGCAGTCACACTTTCCCAAGACAAATATTGTGGTGTTTCGGCAATGTTGAAAAAGGCAGTGCCAGAATTCACTTGGGAGATTATATACGAGTAA
- a CDS encoding cytochrome c biogenesis CcdA family protein: MVSLSQTDVSIWVALVHGLLSFFSPCVLPLIPGFIGIVLGGEKRFQRLIGFFIGFSVIFSMLGGFSSLLGTFLAKYGNILEKIIGIGIITLGILYMLEIQFFRGKSANVWKFRNAGFVGGLVLGGAIGFVWIPCSSPVLASILLIAAQKSVSKGIFLLFIYSLGISIPFLTIGAVLSKALTVGFGKPKWEMWIKYIGGAFMIILGVLILLGKMKV, translated from the coding sequence ATGGTCTCACTTAGTCAAACTGATGTCAGTATTTGGGTTGCTCTTGTTCATGGTTTGCTTTCATTCTTTAGTCCTTGTGTCTTGCCTCTTATTCCGGGATTCATAGGGATAGTCCTTGGCGGGGAAAAGAGATTTCAAAGACTTATTGGGTTTTTCATAGGCTTCTCTGTTATATTCAGCATGCTCGGAGGTTTTTCCTCGCTCCTTGGCACATTTTTGGCAAAATACGGTAACATTTTGGAAAAGATTATTGGAATTGGTATAATAACTCTGGGAATATTATACATGCTAGAAATCCAATTTTTCAGAGGTAAGAGTGCAAACGTTTGGAAGTTCAGAAATGCGGGTTTTGTTGGTGGACTTGTGCTTGGTGGTGCAATTGGATTTGTATGGATTCCGTGCAGTAGCCCTGTTCTTGCTTCCATATTACTCATCGCTGCGCAAAAGAGTGTGTCAAAAGGGATTTTCTTACTTTTTATTTATTCTCTTGGTATTTCCATACCATTTCTAACAATAGGTGCTGTGCTCTCAAAGGCTCTTACGGTTGGTTTTGGAAAACCGAAATGGGAGATGTGGATCAAATATATCGGTGGAGCGTTTATGATAATCCTTGGGGTTCTCATATTGCTTGGAAAAATGAAGGTTTAA
- a CDS encoding thioredoxin family protein — protein sequence MLNRLRRFLVLVAFFTLSISAVTTYAYEFEFRDLGTAHKVANIEGKMVLIAFTSESCYYCRLFDKEVLTNKQVQDFLRGNYIFVRIEPGNDKTSFLGKTYTNNELFGAFGVRGTPTFVFLKDKTQITQVPGYMPAENFLKALRFIVKVVEENYKESFEAYSKKKDDYKGRPTIVKIKQNDAQFVLNYDKNAKRVDSIPSNVDINTVYVTTSVEIANKLKETGVVRVLLVENR from the coding sequence ATGCTTAACCGTCTTAGAAGATTTCTAGTATTGGTTGCATTTTTTACTCTTTCAATCTCTGCTGTTACAACGTATGCCTACGAGTTTGAATTTAGAGACCTTGGTACTGCACACAAAGTAGCGAATATTGAGGGAAAAATGGTTTTGATAGCCTTTACATCTGAATCTTGTTATTACTGTAGGCTTTTTGACAAAGAGGTACTTACAAACAAACAAGTCCAGGATTTTCTAAGGGGTAACTATATATTTGTCAGAATAGAACCCGGAAACGATAAAACCTCGTTCTTAGGTAAAACCTACACTAACAACGAACTTTTTGGAGCCTTTGGTGTTCGAGGTACACCAACTTTTGTGTTTCTTAAAGACAAAACTCAAATAACACAAGTACCTGGTTATATGCCAGCGGAGAATTTCCTCAAAGCATTAAGGTTTATAGTAAAGGTTGTTGAAGAAAATTACAAAGAAAGTTTCGAAGCGTATTCTAAAAAGAAAGACGACTACAAAGGGAGACCAACGATTGTAAAAATTAAGCAAAATGATGCGCAGTTCGTTTTGAATTACGATAAGAACGCCAAGCGAGTTGATAGTATCCCAAGTAATGTTGACATAAATACGGTTTACGTAACAACAAGCGTCGAAATTGCCAACAAGCTGAAAGAAACGGGCGTAGTAAGGGTTTTGCTCGTTGAAAATCGGTAG
- a CDS encoding glutaredoxin family protein — MAHVKVKIYTTPTCPWCRRAKEYFKQLGIPFTEVDVSRDRKGAEEMIRKSGQMGVPVIEIGNQIIVGFDKARIDRILGIS, encoded by the coding sequence ATGGCACATGTCAAAGTAAAGATTTATACAACACCAACTTGTCCATGGTGCAGGAGAGCGAAAGAATACTTTAAGCAACTTGGGATTCCTTTCACTGAAGTCGATGTTTCCAGAGATAGAAAAGGTGCAGAAGAAATGATAAGAAAATCTGGGCAGATGGGGGTTCCAGTTATAGAAATAGGAAACCAGATAATTGTCGGTTTTGACAAAGCAAGAATCGATAGAATACTTGGAATAAGCTAA
- the trxB gene encoding thioredoxin-disulfide reductase, which produces MTGFEFEVGSFGSNLKDYYDVVIIGGGPAGLTAAIYARRAGLTALVIEKALEGGAVTQTHVVENWPGEISIEGQALGQKFAEHAKHFGAEFHYAFAQKVYVDGDYKVVELDDGNKVKGRVVILATGTEPRKLGVPGEAEFRGRGVTYCAACDGYLFKDKDVVVVGGGDSACDESHFLSKIVKSITMVQNLPYLTAAKVLQDRVLNNPKIKVITNHVVKEIRGSNKVEEVVIVNNETKEEQVIKADGVFIYVGLVPQTQIFKGLVDMNDYGYIITDENMETNVPGIYAVGDIRVKNLRQIVTAAADGAIAVEHAAKKYF; this is translated from the coding sequence ATGACTGGATTTGAGTTTGAAGTTGGTAGTTTTGGCTCGAATTTAAAAGATTACTACGATGTTGTAATAATAGGTGGAGGACCTGCAGGTCTTACGGCTGCTATATATGCTAGGAGAGCAGGTTTAACTGCACTTGTCATAGAAAAAGCACTTGAAGGTGGAGCAGTAACACAAACGCATGTTGTAGAAAACTGGCCCGGTGAAATAAGCATCGAAGGTCAAGCGTTAGGTCAAAAATTTGCAGAGCATGCAAAGCATTTTGGAGCGGAGTTCCATTACGCATTCGCGCAGAAAGTTTACGTGGATGGAGATTACAAAGTTGTAGAACTCGACGATGGTAACAAAGTCAAAGGACGAGTTGTTATTTTGGCAACAGGAACGGAACCAAGGAAACTCGGAGTTCCTGGTGAAGCAGAATTTAGAGGTAGAGGTGTTACTTATTGTGCCGCTTGTGATGGATATTTGTTCAAAGATAAGGATGTTGTTGTAGTTGGCGGTGGGGACAGTGCATGTGATGAGTCGCACTTCTTATCGAAAATAGTAAAGAGCATTACGATGGTTCAGAACTTACCATACCTGACAGCGGCAAAGGTATTGCAGGACAGGGTTCTGAACAACCCAAAGATTAAGGTAATAACAAATCACGTTGTGAAAGAAATTAGAGGGTCAAACAAAGTCGAAGAAGTTGTTATTGTGAATAACGAAACAAAAGAGGAACAGGTTATAAAAGCTGACGGAGTATTTATCTACGTTGGACTTGTTCCACAAACCCAAATATTTAAAGGTCTTGTTGATATGAATGACTATGGTTACATAATTACTGATGAGAACATGGAAACAAACGTTCCGGGTATCTACGCGGTTGGCGATATCAGGGTCAAAAACCTAAGGCAGATAGTTACTGCAGCAGCAGACGGTGCAATAGCTGTCGAACATGCTGCCAAGAAATACTTCTAA
- the pdo gene encoding protein disulfide oxidoreductase produces MALLQEKDRKYLKDLFAKELKNNVKLIFFHGEDCEYCDLESQLLDEVQELSDKIVVEKYHKDSDKGKEYNVEFAPALILTLEDGKDRGVRFYGIPSGHEFGTLIQDIITFGNGAKPQLSPETIAKLQSLDKPVKISVFVTPTCPYCPRAALTAHNMALASDMVTAEVIEANEFFDLSEQFGVSSVPHIAINRNPDRFFIGAYPEPQFLQQVLDLAD; encoded by the coding sequence ATGGCATTATTACAGGAAAAGGATAGGAAGTATTTAAAGGACTTGTTCGCGAAAGAACTTAAAAACAACGTGAAGTTGATTTTCTTTCATGGAGAAGACTGTGAATACTGTGATTTAGAGAGCCAATTGCTCGACGAGGTGCAGGAACTTTCCGATAAAATCGTTGTCGAAAAGTATCACAAAGACAGTGACAAAGGTAAGGAATACAACGTTGAATTTGCACCTGCATTGATTCTCACGCTCGAAGATGGAAAAGATAGAGGTGTCAGATTCTACGGGATTCCATCGGGGCACGAGTTTGGAACGCTTATTCAAGACATAATCACATTTGGGAATGGTGCGAAACCACAGCTTTCACCGGAAACTATTGCAAAACTTCAATCACTTGACAAACCTGTGAAAATAAGCGTATTTGTTACACCAACATGTCCGTACTGTCCAAGGGCAGCACTTACAGCACACAACATGGCTCTTGCGAGCGATATGGTAACAGCTGAAGTTATTGAAGCAAATGAATTCTTTGATTTAAGCGAACAGTTTGGTGTTTCTTCGGTTCCTCACATAGCAATCAACAGAAATCCAGACAGGTTCTTTATAGGTGCTTATCCAGAACCACAGTTCTTGCAGCAAGTTCTCGATTTGGCAGACTAA
- a CDS encoding alpha/beta hydrolase — protein sequence MEFVNCKTVKKSLPIFLQGGEEGVLLIHGFTGSPHDFEYMAHELHKAGFTVSVPRLPGHGTCGKDFLTTTHHDWLRRVYDAYYDLSAICKEIYIVGLSMGGVIALILAAHLKPKKLVTLAAATHTFDKRIKFASLISLFTEKMTRENDEKYDDPDLEYLKDQYWSFNWPKQAAELYKLMKMARKSVHRIVSDTLVVAAKNDNTVPLSAAEFIYKNISSEKRKLLVFEKSGHVLSNDVEKEEVTKAVIEWLKS from the coding sequence ATGGAGTTTGTCAACTGTAAAACAGTTAAGAAGTCTTTGCCTATATTTTTGCAAGGTGGCGAAGAAGGGGTATTGTTAATTCACGGTTTTACAGGTTCACCACATGATTTTGAATATATGGCTCATGAACTTCACAAAGCCGGGTTTACGGTTTCTGTTCCAAGACTTCCCGGACATGGCACATGTGGCAAAGATTTTCTAACAACAACTCATCATGACTGGCTAAGGAGAGTCTACGATGCCTATTACGACTTGAGTGCCATATGTAAAGAGATTTACATTGTAGGACTTTCAATGGGCGGTGTAATAGCACTTATCTTAGCTGCTCACTTAAAGCCCAAAAAACTCGTCACCCTTGCAGCTGCAACTCATACATTCGATAAGAGGATAAAATTTGCATCACTGATTTCTCTTTTCACCGAGAAAATGACACGGGAAAATGATGAAAAATATGACGACCCAGATTTGGAGTATTTAAAGGATCAGTACTGGTCATTTAATTGGCCTAAGCAGGCAGCAGAACTTTATAAACTAATGAAGATGGCAAGAAAAAGTGTACATAGAATAGTTAGCGATACTCTTGTTGTTGCAGCAAAGAACGATAATACAGTTCCACTATCTGCTGCTGAATTTATATATAAGAATATAAGCTCAGAAAAACGTAAATTGCTTGTGTTTGAAAAATCAGGGCATGTGCTTAGCAATGATGTTGAGAAAGAGGAAGTTACAAAAGCTGTTATTGAGTGGCTTAAGAGCTAA